A DNA window from Kitasatospora atroaurantiaca contains the following coding sequences:
- a CDS encoding serine/threonine-protein kinase: MIVGGSLWGNSEVRTELPEPPGYRVVEVLGQGGFATVYRAHQLAVGREVALKIDSRVLSDTRDRQRFLREVTAAGQLSSHPNVVALYDAGVLADGRPFMVLELCPNGSLADRLRTSGRLPATEARAIGVRIADALAAAHASGVLHRDVKPGNIMINRYNSVALTDFGLAAMPRPGHELSVTRGSLTPAYAPPEAFRMADPSPAGDVYSLAASVYALLRGRPPHYPDDGDLSLAELIVRHTQPVPDLPGVPPALSEILRHAMAADPADRMPDAAMLRDALDSVDLGTVPLAGPSPVRPAAEVPLHARPTVPQASATEPEITAAAETVPATIGGRRRRFAFVGVPLLALASAGLAVTGFLALQDNDSSDDTKASAPSTSSSRPAETRGGSSSAGVDFTVPSVTDGCPAADVAGAGARCPATAECWGGLVAISGLVTVTRTDCTKPHYWETFAIAPLPADRMTNNQHELKDHPLLLRLCSTDVLTRSRKGSALAIPPENWETDFIPPSPTDFAKGVRVFRCVGSVSGGELAGAKFRPGA; the protein is encoded by the coding sequence ATGATCGTCGGGGGATCGCTGTGGGGGAACTCCGAGGTGCGCACCGAGCTTCCGGAACCGCCTGGCTACCGGGTCGTCGAGGTCCTGGGCCAGGGCGGTTTCGCCACCGTCTACCGGGCGCACCAGCTGGCCGTCGGCCGCGAGGTGGCACTCAAGATCGACAGCCGGGTGCTGTCCGACACCCGTGACCGGCAGCGGTTCCTGCGCGAGGTCACGGCGGCCGGCCAGCTCTCCAGCCACCCCAACGTCGTGGCGCTGTACGACGCGGGGGTGCTCGCGGACGGCCGGCCGTTCATGGTGCTGGAGCTGTGCCCGAACGGTTCGCTCGCCGACCGGCTGCGTACGTCCGGCCGCCTCCCGGCGACGGAGGCGCGCGCCATCGGCGTCCGGATAGCCGATGCGCTGGCCGCCGCGCACGCGTCCGGGGTGCTGCACCGCGACGTCAAGCCGGGCAACATCATGATCAACCGGTACAACAGCGTCGCCCTGACCGACTTCGGCCTTGCCGCCATGCCCCGACCCGGACATGAACTCTCGGTCACCCGTGGCTCGTTGACCCCGGCCTACGCTCCGCCCGAGGCCTTCCGGATGGCCGACCCGTCCCCGGCCGGGGACGTCTACTCCCTCGCCGCGTCCGTCTACGCCCTGCTCCGCGGCAGACCGCCGCACTATCCGGACGACGGCGATCTGAGCCTGGCCGAGCTGATCGTGCGGCACACCCAGCCCGTTCCCGACCTTCCGGGAGTACCGCCGGCGCTCAGCGAGATCCTGCGGCACGCGATGGCGGCCGATCCGGCCGATCGGATGCCGGACGCCGCGATGCTCCGGGACGCCCTGGACTCCGTCGACCTGGGCACGGTCCCCCTCGCCGGCCCCTCCCCCGTCCGGCCCGCCGCCGAGGTGCCGCTCCACGCCCGGCCCACGGTCCCTCAGGCGTCCGCCACCGAGCCGGAGATCACGGCTGCGGCCGAGACCGTCCCGGCCACCATCGGGGGCAGGCGCCGGCGGTTCGCCTTCGTGGGCGTACCCCTACTCGCCCTGGCCTCGGCAGGACTGGCCGTCACCGGCTTCCTGGCACTCCAGGACAACGACTCCAGCGACGACACCAAAGCTTCCGCCCCCTCCACCTCGTCCTCCCGCCCGGCCGAAACCCGGGGCGGAAGCTCCTCCGCCGGAGTCGACTTCACCGTGCCGTCGGTCACCGACGGCTGCCCCGCCGCCGACGTGGCCGGGGCCGGCGCCCGCTGCCCGGCCACCGCCGAGTGCTGGGGCGGCCTGGTCGCCATCAGCGGTCTCGTCACCGTCACCCGGACCGACTGCACGAAGCCCCACTACTGGGAGACCTTCGCCATCGCCCCACTGCCCGCCGACCGGATGACGAACAACCAGCACGAGCTGAAGGACCACCCACTCCTTCTCCGCCTCTGCTCAACCGACGTGCTCACCCGCTCGCGGAAGGGCAGCGCACTCGCCATCCCCCCGGAGAACTGGGAGACCGACTTCATCCCGCCCTCGCCGACCGACTTCGCCAAGGGCGTCCGCGTCTTCCGCTGCGTCGGGAGCGTCTCCGGTGGCGAGCTCGCCGGCGCGAAGTTCCGCCCGGGAGCCTGA
- a CDS encoding FAD-dependent monooxygenase — MRGGTVAVVGGSIAGCAFASAAARGGADEVVVLERTPGGLEDRGVGLCIQNDRYAELEAAGHLDGGIAWHRLTRRRWLVKDGSDLGRLMWDQPFPFRSYHWGLLWSALRERTPDTVAYRLGATVAGVTAEPGRARVRLESGAGEEYDLVVGADGYRSVVRDAVCPGVRPHYAGYVCWRGSFPAERLEALGRPAAAWSGTDAVTVGFPGGHCVLYRIPGPGSDGPVVNWVLFAAPPDTALELDDPTSVPPGAVTDELTQHLGLLAEQHLPPYWAGVIALTPAERTFVQPIYDLETPRRATGRLLLAGDAATVVRPHATSGAAKALQDAHSFESAWQQSDSWQDLLAGYESARGDVGRALVSLGRRLGRAQVERTPDWTSMDTRLMTPWWEQQLDGTGGFGGHPL, encoded by the coding sequence ATGCGCGGGGGGACGGTCGCCGTCGTCGGCGGGAGTATCGCGGGCTGCGCGTTCGCGTCGGCGGCGGCGCGGGGCGGGGCCGACGAGGTCGTCGTACTGGAGCGCACGCCCGGAGGGCTGGAGGACCGGGGTGTGGGGCTGTGCATCCAGAACGACCGGTACGCGGAGCTGGAGGCCGCCGGCCACCTCGACGGCGGCATCGCCTGGCATCGGCTCACCCGGCGTCGCTGGCTGGTGAAGGACGGGAGCGACCTGGGCCGCCTGATGTGGGACCAACCGTTCCCGTTCCGGTCCTACCACTGGGGGCTCCTCTGGAGCGCGCTGCGTGAACGCACTCCCGACACGGTCGCGTACCGGCTGGGGGCCACGGTGGCGGGAGTGACGGCGGAGCCAGGCCGCGCCCGCGTACGGCTGGAGTCCGGGGCCGGCGAGGAGTACGACCTGGTCGTCGGTGCGGACGGGTACCGCTCAGTGGTGCGCGACGCCGTCTGCCCCGGGGTACGGCCGCACTACGCCGGGTACGTCTGCTGGCGCGGCAGCTTCCCCGCCGAGCGACTGGAGGCGCTGGGGCGGCCCGCGGCAGCCTGGTCCGGTACGGACGCCGTCACCGTCGGGTTTCCGGGCGGTCACTGCGTCCTCTACCGCATCCCGGGCCCGGGGTCGGACGGTCCGGTGGTGAACTGGGTCCTCTTCGCCGCTCCCCCCGACACCGCGCTGGAGCTGGACGACCCGACCAGCGTCCCGCCCGGCGCCGTGACCGACGAACTCACCCAGCACCTGGGCCTCCTGGCGGAGCAGCACCTCCCGCCGTACTGGGCCGGGGTGATCGCCCTCACCCCGGCCGAGCGGACCTTCGTCCAGCCCATCTACGACCTCGAGACCCCACGCCGCGCCACGGGCCGCCTGCTGCTCGCCGGTGACGCCGCCACGGTGGTGCGCCCGCACGCGACCAGCGGCGCGGCGAAGGCCCTGCAGGACGCCCACTCCTTCGAGTCGGCCTGGCAGCAGTCCGACTCCTGGCAGGACCTGCTGGCCGGCTACGAGAGCGCGCGCGGAGACGTCGGCCGCGCGCTCGTCTCACTGGGCCGCCGCCTCGGCCGGGCCCAGGTGGAACGGACACCGGACTGGACCTCGATGGACACCCGGCTGATGACACCGTGGTGGGAGCAGCAGCTGGACGGCACAGGCGGCTTCGGCGGACACCCGCTCTGA
- a CDS encoding AurF N-oxygenase family protein — translation MTTTERTPHTEPGAEEHDRARQRTAERLLASSAKLSFDPLKDVDWSSGPEPGRYYGPPKRLSLYGTSLWDGLTEDQRIELSKHEVASVASVGIWFEEILMQMLLRHAFDRDPTTAHVQYALTEIADECRHSVMFARMISWMGVPAYGPGKVAHELGRIFKAVSTHSQTFGGTMYVEEILDAFQREMMNDDSLQPLTRQVSRIHVIEESRHISYAREELQRKHLGPVRRCWEQLTLGVIIYFSTTRLIHPRLYAAVGVDPREGRKVARRNPYWHTTRREMAAKVIGVLDQAGLVGRTNRWLLRAAGVL, via the coding sequence ATGACGACGACCGAACGCACGCCGCACACCGAACCGGGAGCCGAGGAACACGACCGGGCGCGACAGCGTACGGCCGAGCGGCTGCTGGCCTCCTCCGCGAAGCTGTCCTTCGACCCGCTCAAGGACGTCGACTGGTCGTCCGGTCCGGAGCCGGGCCGCTACTACGGACCGCCGAAGCGCCTCTCCCTCTACGGGACTTCGCTGTGGGACGGCCTGACGGAGGACCAGCGGATCGAGCTCAGCAAACACGAGGTGGCCAGCGTCGCCAGCGTGGGCATCTGGTTCGAGGAGATCCTGATGCAGATGCTGCTGCGCCACGCCTTCGACCGCGACCCCACCACCGCACACGTGCAGTACGCCCTCACCGAGATCGCCGACGAGTGCCGGCACTCGGTGATGTTCGCCAGGATGATCTCCTGGATGGGGGTGCCGGCCTACGGCCCCGGAAAGGTCGCGCACGAGCTCGGGCGGATCTTCAAGGCCGTCTCCACGCACAGTCAGACCTTCGGCGGGACGATGTACGTCGAGGAGATCCTGGACGCCTTCCAGCGGGAGATGATGAACGACGACTCCCTGCAGCCGTTGACCCGCCAGGTGTCGCGGATCCACGTGATCGAGGAGTCCCGGCACATCAGCTACGCCCGCGAGGAGTTGCAGCGCAAGCACCTCGGCCCGGTCCGCCGGTGCTGGGAGCAGCTGACCCTCGGCGTCATCATCTACTTCTCCACCACCCGCCTGATCCACCCCCGCCTCTACGCGGCCGTCGGCGTGGACCCGCGCGAGGGCCGCAAGGTCGCCCGCCGCAACCCCTATTGGCACACCACGAGGCGGGAGATGGCCGCCAAGGTCATCGGCGTGCTCGACCAGGCCGGCCTGGTCGGCAGGACCAACCGGTGGCTGCTGCGCGCGGCGGGTGTCCTCTAG
- a CDS encoding helix-turn-helix domain-containing protein has translation MDPVGTGCEFGSRLRELRSEQQLSLSDLARLLHYSKGYLSKIENGTKPVTPDLARRCDEALNAGGALVRLVTVAEGRTVPPPAPADQARAESPYPGLAAFGPDEARWFFGRERTTASLVDRLAERVGSGALALIAPSGAGKSSLLMAGLLPALRSGALPVAGSADWPVVACTPTAEPLTALLNSLAPALGTAPAVTAHQLRDTPEALADALRPADPAQDGVRLLLLVDQFEETFTLCADEAERRSYIRALTALSTPLAGRRPPAAVLLGVRADFCGRCLEHPELAPVFTHGSLALPPMGGAELRASITRPAEEAGLVLEPGLVELLLRDLGGPDELPGSAAGALPLLSHALRATWQQRQGRVMTVEGYLHTGGIHGAIARTAEDVFTRLGPAEQQAARRLLIRLVHLREGGEETRSRAERGHLLQQLPDDPEAGAAVLDAFVRARLVTADRETVELTHEALLRAWPRLRRWIQVDRTALLGRQQLAEAAAEWEREQHDPALLHRGTKLATAREWVEDGGRRGELGPAEAAFLDASRAAEEAQRRTAERQARRQRRLLLTLAVFLVLTLAAGGVAYQQRAGALTQRREAQSRAMAARSAALAVGRPEAAMLLARAAFRTAPTVEARGALLSTQAQPFLGRLTGHTGAVNAVAFSPDGGLLATAGSDDTVKLWNVADRTLLVTLTGHGGRVRSVAFSPDGATAASAGSDGTVRLWDVAGRRLAATLAGHTGLVRAVAFSPDGRSLVSASADRTVRLWDATTHQNTAVMTGHTDDILSVAFSSDGRTVASGSADRTLRLWDTTTHQNTATLTGHTDDILGVAFSPDGRTIASGSADRTLRLWDTTTHQNTSTLTGHTDDINGVAYTPDGTTLASASGDGTVKLWDVASSRITATLAGHTDYVQGVAVSSRGQLATAGFDQSAVLWDPGIAALIPRPFTEVWKAAFSPDGRLVATADADHAVGVWDVAQRRLRHRLTGHESAVFGVAFSPDGSLLASGSADHTVRLWDVARGRPVATLTGHQGSVLALAFSPDGHWVASASEDRTVRIWDVREQRLATVLTGHADFVNSVAFSPDGRTLATGSDDLTVRLWDTAAQRLTATLTGHTGSVRGLAFNPDGHTLASSGNDGTVRLWDTTAERLTATLTGHTGSVRGLAFNPDGHTLASSGNDGTVRLWDTTAQRLTATLTGHTSAVWGVAFSPDGRTLASSGNDGTVRLWDADPGNRAEAVCRLAGSTDRSRWAQLLPDQPYDAGCPGS, from the coding sequence ATGGACCCGGTCGGCACGGGCTGCGAGTTCGGCTCCAGACTGCGGGAGTTGAGGTCCGAACAGCAGCTCTCACTGAGTGACCTCGCCCGGCTGCTCCACTACAGCAAGGGCTACCTGAGCAAGATCGAGAACGGCACCAAGCCCGTCACCCCCGACCTCGCGCGCCGATGTGACGAGGCCTTGAACGCGGGCGGCGCGCTGGTGCGGCTGGTCACGGTGGCGGAGGGCCGAACCGTGCCCCCTCCCGCTCCCGCGGACCAGGCCCGCGCGGAGAGCCCGTACCCGGGACTGGCGGCCTTCGGCCCCGACGAGGCCCGGTGGTTCTTCGGGCGGGAGCGGACCACCGCCTCGCTGGTCGACCGGCTGGCGGAGCGGGTCGGCAGCGGAGCACTGGCGCTGATCGCGCCGTCCGGTGCGGGCAAGTCCTCGCTGCTGATGGCGGGGCTGCTGCCGGCGCTGCGTAGCGGCGCGCTGCCGGTGGCGGGTTCGGCGGACTGGCCCGTCGTGGCCTGCACGCCGACCGCGGAGCCGCTGACAGCCCTGCTGAACTCCCTGGCCCCCGCCTTGGGAACGGCCCCTGCCGTCACCGCGCACCAGCTGCGCGACACCCCGGAAGCCCTGGCCGACGCCCTCAGGCCGGCCGACCCGGCTCAGGACGGCGTGCGGCTGCTCCTGCTGGTGGACCAGTTCGAGGAGACCTTCACCCTCTGCGCGGACGAGGCCGAACGGCGGTCCTACATCCGCGCCCTCACCGCCCTCTCCACACCGCTGGCGGGCCGTCGGCCGCCGGCGGCGGTGCTGCTCGGCGTGCGGGCGGACTTCTGCGGGCGCTGTCTCGAACACCCGGAGCTGGCCCCGGTGTTCACCCACGGTTCGCTCGCCCTTCCGCCGATGGGCGGCGCCGAACTGCGCGCGTCCATCACCCGGCCCGCCGAGGAGGCGGGGCTGGTGCTGGAGCCCGGTCTGGTCGAGCTGCTGCTCCGCGATCTGGGCGGGCCGGACGAACTGCCCGGTTCCGCCGCCGGGGCGCTGCCGCTGCTCTCCCATGCCCTGCGCGCAACCTGGCAGCAGCGGCAGGGCCGGGTGATGACCGTCGAGGGCTATCTGCACACCGGCGGCATCCACGGCGCGATCGCCCGGACGGCGGAGGACGTGTTCACCCGGCTCGGTCCCGCCGAGCAGCAGGCGGCCCGTCGGCTGCTGATCCGGCTGGTCCACCTCCGCGAGGGCGGCGAGGAGACCCGCTCCCGGGCCGAACGCGGCCACCTGCTTCAGCAGTTGCCCGACGACCCGGAAGCCGGAGCGGCGGTCCTGGACGCGTTCGTCCGGGCCCGGCTGGTCACGGCGGACCGCGAGACGGTGGAGCTCACCCACGAGGCGCTGCTCCGCGCCTGGCCACGGCTGCGGCGCTGGATCCAGGTCGACCGTACCGCCCTGCTGGGCCGTCAGCAGTTGGCCGAGGCGGCGGCGGAGTGGGAGCGCGAGCAGCACGACCCGGCGCTGCTCCACCGGGGGACCAAGCTGGCGACCGCGCGGGAGTGGGTCGAGGACGGCGGACGGCGTGGTGAACTCGGCCCGGCCGAGGCGGCGTTCCTGGACGCGAGCCGCGCCGCCGAGGAGGCACAGCGCCGTACGGCCGAGCGGCAGGCCCGCCGGCAGCGGCGGCTCCTGCTGACCCTGGCCGTCTTCCTGGTCCTCACCCTCGCCGCCGGCGGTGTCGCGTACCAGCAGCGGGCCGGTGCCCTGACGCAGCGTCGGGAGGCGCAGTCCCGGGCGATGGCGGCCCGCTCCGCCGCTCTGGCGGTGGGCCGGCCGGAGGCGGCGATGCTGCTGGCCCGTGCCGCGTTCCGTACCGCACCGACGGTCGAGGCACGCGGCGCCCTGCTGAGCACCCAGGCCCAGCCCTTCCTCGGGCGGCTGACCGGGCACACGGGCGCCGTGAACGCGGTCGCTTTCAGCCCGGACGGCGGGCTGCTCGCCACGGCGGGTTCGGACGACACCGTCAAGCTCTGGAACGTCGCCGACCGCACGCTCCTGGTGACCCTGACCGGCCACGGCGGCCGGGTACGGTCGGTGGCGTTCAGCCCGGACGGCGCGACGGCCGCCTCGGCGGGCTCGGACGGCACGGTCCGCCTGTGGGACGTCGCCGGCCGGCGCCTCGCCGCGACCCTCGCCGGGCACACCGGCCTGGTCCGCGCGGTGGCGTTCAGCCCGGACGGGCGGAGCCTCGTGTCGGCGAGCGCCGACCGCACCGTCCGGCTCTGGGACGCGACGACTCATCAGAACACCGCCGTGATGACGGGCCACACCGACGACATCCTGAGTGTCGCCTTCAGCTCCGACGGACGCACCGTCGCCTCCGGCAGCGCCGACCGCACCCTGCGCCTCTGGGACACCACCACCCACCAGAACACCGCCACCCTCACCGGCCACACCGACGACATCCTGGGCGTCGCCTTCAGCCCCGACGGACGGACCATCGCCTCCGGCAGCGCCGACCGCACCCTGCGCCTCTGGGACACCACCACCCACCAGAACACCAGCACCCTCACCGGCCACACCGACGACATCAACGGCGTGGCCTACACCCCGGACGGGACCACGCTGGCCAGCGCGAGCGGCGACGGCACCGTCAAGCTCTGGGACGTGGCGAGCAGCCGGATCACCGCCACCCTCGCCGGGCACACCGACTACGTCCAGGGGGTGGCGGTGAGCAGCCGAGGGCAGCTGGCCACCGCAGGGTTCGACCAGTCCGCGGTGCTCTGGGATCCCGGCATCGCCGCCCTGATCCCCCGTCCGTTCACCGAGGTGTGGAAGGCCGCGTTCAGCCCGGACGGACGGCTGGTGGCCACGGCCGATGCCGACCATGCGGTCGGGGTGTGGGACGTCGCGCAGCGCCGCCTCCGCCACCGGCTCACCGGGCACGAGAGCGCGGTGTTCGGCGTCGCCTTCAGCCCCGACGGGAGCCTGCTCGCCTCGGGGAGCGCCGACCACACGGTGCGGCTCTGGGACGTCGCGCGGGGCCGGCCGGTCGCCACGCTCACCGGCCATCAGGGCTCGGTCCTCGCCCTGGCCTTCAGTCCGGACGGGCACTGGGTGGCCTCGGCGAGCGAGGACCGTACGGTGCGGATCTGGGACGTCCGGGAGCAGCGCCTCGCCACCGTCCTCACGGGTCACGCCGACTTCGTCAACAGCGTCGCCTTCAGCCCGGACGGACGGACCCTGGCCACCGGAAGCGACGACCTGACGGTACGTCTGTGGGACACCGCCGCACAGCGGCTCACCGCCACCCTCACCGGCCACACCGGCTCCGTCCGGGGCCTCGCCTTCAACCCCGACGGCCACACCCTCGCCAGCAGCGGCAACGACGGCACCGTACGCCTCTGGGACACCACCGCAGAACGGCTCACCGCCACCCTCACCGGCCACACCGGCTCCGTCCGGGGCCTCGCCTTCAACCCCGACGGCCACACCCTCGCCAGCAGCGGCAACGACGGCACCGTACGCCTCTGGGACACCACCGCACAGCGGCTCACCGCCACCCTCACCGGACACACCAGTGCGGTCTGGGGCGTCGCCTTCAGCCCGGACGGGCGGACGCTGGCCAGCAGCGGGAACGACGGGACCGTACGCCTCTGGGACGCGGACCCCGGCAACCGGGCCGAGGCGGTCTGCCGGCTGGCGGGCAGCACCGACCGGAGCCGCTGGGCGCAGCTCCTCCCGGATCAGCCGTACGACGCGGGCTGCCCCGGCTCCTGA
- a CDS encoding ABC transporter transmembrane domain-containing protein: MHDLNDGPGTPDIRSAARYLCWLTARQKRRVATGAVLSIVWMLMLTLQPYLLSRAVDDGLRAGRPRTLVGWTAAILVAGLLNAGISMLRHRTMTRLRMDATFRTVRVVIRQSVRLGAALPRLVTSGEVVTIGIGDVGQIARTLTFVGPGIGSLIAIGTVAVLLLSVSPLLAAVVLLGVPLMAVPVGPLLGRLRGAETRYRERQGRLAARFEDMVGGLRVLNGLGGKETYAERYRHDSQELRADGYRVGAVTSWLQSFGVGLPTLFLAAVTWPAARLAAAGDITVGQLIAVYGYVAVLVFPVQFLVESGQDISRGLVASARVVRFLALDPGTRPDGADAPGSPTVLRDPDSGVELLPGRLTVLACGRPQDAAAAVDRLGRFAATAVEWGTVRLDSLALSAVRDRILVADNEAALFAGPLREVLSGRHRPDDQALLAALEAAAALDVLRGLPDGLDSPIEADGRNLSGGQRQRLRLARALAADPEVLLAVEPTSAVDTHTEAAMAAGLRRARAGRTTLVTGVSPLLLDQADTVQYLVDGRVAATGRHRDLLRDHPGYRALVSRAEAEDTALPTPRRAEAEGTAVPAPHRAEETVR, translated from the coding sequence GTGCACGATCTGAACGACGGTCCGGGGACGCCGGACATCCGCAGCGCCGCCCGCTATCTGTGCTGGCTGACCGCCAGGCAGAAGCGGCGGGTGGCCACCGGGGCAGTGCTGAGCATCGTGTGGATGCTCATGCTGACTCTGCAGCCGTACCTGCTGTCCCGCGCCGTCGACGACGGGCTCCGGGCCGGGCGCCCGCGCACGCTGGTCGGCTGGACCGCCGCCATCCTGGTGGCCGGCCTGCTGAACGCCGGGATCAGCATGCTGCGCCACCGGACCATGACCAGGCTGCGGATGGACGCCACCTTCCGCACCGTCCGGGTGGTGATCCGGCAGTCCGTCCGGCTCGGCGCGGCGCTGCCCCGGCTGGTCACCTCCGGCGAGGTGGTCACCATCGGTATCGGCGACGTCGGCCAGATCGCCCGGACCCTGACCTTCGTCGGCCCCGGCATCGGCTCGCTGATCGCGATCGGCACGGTCGCCGTCCTGCTGCTGTCCGTCTCCCCGCTGCTCGCCGCCGTCGTGCTGCTCGGTGTCCCGCTGATGGCGGTACCGGTCGGGCCGCTGCTCGGCCGGCTGCGCGGCGCGGAGACCCGCTACCGCGAACGGCAGGGCCGGCTCGCCGCCCGGTTCGAGGACATGGTGGGCGGGCTGCGGGTGCTGAACGGCCTGGGCGGCAAGGAGACCTACGCCGAGCGCTACCGGCACGACTCGCAGGAGCTGCGCGCCGACGGCTACCGGGTCGGCGCCGTGACCAGCTGGCTGCAGTCCTTCGGTGTCGGCCTGCCCACCCTGTTTCTCGCCGCGGTGACCTGGCCGGCCGCCCGCCTCGCCGCCGCCGGCGACATCACGGTGGGTCAGCTGATCGCGGTCTACGGGTACGTGGCGGTGCTGGTCTTCCCCGTCCAGTTCCTGGTCGAGAGCGGGCAGGACATCAGCCGCGGCCTGGTCGCCTCCGCCCGGGTGGTCCGTTTCCTGGCGCTGGACCCGGGCACCCGCCCGGACGGCGCCGACGCACCCGGCTCGCCCACCGTGCTGCGCGACCCGGACTCCGGTGTCGAGCTGCTCCCCGGCCGGCTGACCGTCCTGGCCTGCGGCCGGCCGCAGGACGCCGCCGCCGCGGTCGACCGGCTCGGCCGGTTCGCCGCGACCGCCGTCGAGTGGGGCACCGTCCGGCTCGACTCCCTCGCCCTGTCCGCCGTCCGGGACCGGATCCTGGTCGCGGACAACGAGGCCGCCCTCTTCGCCGGCCCGCTGCGCGAGGTCCTCTCCGGCCGCCACCGGCCCGACGACCAGGCACTGCTCGCCGCCCTGGAGGCCGCCGCCGCCCTTGACGTCCTGCGAGGACTGCCGGACGGCCTGGACTCCCCGATCGAGGCGGACGGCCGCAACCTGTCCGGCGGCCAGCGGCAGCGCCTGCGGCTGGCCCGGGCGCTGGCCGCCGACCCCGAGGTGCTGCTCGCCGTCGAACCGACCTCCGCCGTCGACACGCACACCGAGGCCGCGATGGCCGCCGGCCTGCGCCGCGCCCGCGCCGGACGGACCACCCTGGTCACCGGCGTCTCGCCGCTCCTGCTGGACCAGGCCGACACTGTCCAGTACCTGGTCGACGGCCGGGTCGCCGCCACCGGCCGCCACCGCGACCTGCTCCGCGACCACCCCGGGTACCGCGCCCTGGTCTCCCGCGCCGAGGCCGAGGACACCGCCCTGCCGACCCCACGCCGCGCCGAGGCCGAGGGCACCGCCGTACCGGCCCCCCACCGCGCCGAGGAGACCGTCCGATGA
- a CDS encoding C40 family peptidase: MTFRLTAAATTFAALALAAGPAVSEAHATSPPTTLAAADGACDVPAPGASAAAESAVRTACQQIGVWYTWGGGHGEQPGPTYGHPDGVDPASDHDAERFGFDCSGLVRYAYAQAVGQDILNGPASSQYYTVHAAERFTASQGLAPLLPGDLLAYGTSDNLHHIALYLGGGKMVEARQSGTRIMISDVRLGGDYFGAVRINPGPVQGTTFRTWGTGVWTHTQASMESARVYAFPGPTTVRVGCQKHAQSVTAEGYTNDAWSYLPDYRAWVTNIYLQGGAWLDGVPACT, encoded by the coding sequence ATGACCTTCCGACTCACGGCGGCTGCGACAACTTTCGCCGCCCTGGCCCTGGCCGCCGGGCCTGCGGTGTCCGAGGCCCACGCCACCTCGCCCCCGACGACGCTCGCAGCCGCGGACGGCGCATGCGACGTGCCGGCCCCCGGCGCGTCGGCGGCGGCCGAGAGCGCGGTGCGGACGGCCTGTCAGCAGATCGGCGTCTGGTACACCTGGGGCGGCGGCCACGGCGAGCAGCCGGGCCCGACCTACGGCCACCCCGACGGGGTGGACCCGGCCAGCGACCACGACGCCGAGCGGTTCGGCTTCGACTGCTCGGGCCTGGTCCGGTACGCCTACGCCCAGGCGGTCGGCCAGGACATCCTCAACGGACCCGCCTCGAGCCAGTACTACACCGTCCACGCGGCGGAGCGCTTCACCGCCTCCCAGGGCCTGGCTCCGCTGCTGCCGGGCGACCTGCTCGCCTACGGCACGTCCGACAACCTCCACCACATCGCCCTCTACCTGGGCGGCGGGAAGATGGTGGAGGCCCGCCAGTCCGGCACTCGCATCATGATCAGCGACGTGCGGCTGGGCGGCGACTACTTCGGCGCGGTGCGGATCAACCCCGGGCCCGTGCAGGGCACCACCTTCCGGACCTGGGGCACCGGCGTGTGGACGCACACCCAGGCCTCGATGGAGAGTGCCCGCGTCTACGCCTTCCCCGGGCCGACCACCGTCCGCGTCGGCTGCCAGAAGCACGCGCAGAGCGTGACCGCCGAGGGCTACACCAACGACGCCTGGTCGTACCTGCCGGACTACCGGGCGTGGGTCACCAACATCTACCTCCAGGGCGGCGCCTGGCTCGACGGCGTCCCCGCCTGCACCTGA